GGGGATGATTGAAGGCGACGAATTCTATTCGCGTAACTTGAAAGGGCACATTCTGATAGCTGAAGACCATGAAATCAATCAACTGGCTATTCGGGCCATTTTGGAACATATCGGATTCAAGGTCACGCTGGCAAACAGTGGCACAGAGGTTTTGAAGAAATTGCACGAACAAGCATGGGAACTGATTCTGATGGATCTCTATATGCCCGATATGAATGGAATGGATGCTGCGCGACACATTCGCAAGATGAGGAAATATGACCGTACACCCATTATTGCGCTTACAGCGAATGGTTTAAAAAGGGAGCATGAACTGTATCTTGAAGTGGGCATGAATGCAATCCTGATTAAGCCCATACATGAACAACAGATCGCAGACATTCTGGCGATATGGATTGATCTAAAAGGCATAAGGGAGATCAATGGAATTGATTCAGATAAGGCCATTAGACAGATGGACGGCAAGCCGCACATTCTGCAATATGCGCTCACGAAATTCAGGACGGAATATGGCTCGTTTCAGAAAAAATTGACGATTCAGCTTCAGCAACAGCAGATCACTGATGTAATCCGTAACGTTCATTCTCTTCGAGGCGTAGCTGCGAATCTGCATGCAGTGGACCTGATGTGTGCGGTTCTCCAGCTGGAGATGCTCTTATCCGGTCCATTACTTGAAGAAGAGGCACTCAACTCGGTATTAGAGAAGGTGCAACAGGAGATTGATCAAATTACCGGGTCTCTGCCATGGTGACTTGAATAAAGATGTATTATTTTAAGGTGTGAACTTATATCCGACCCCCCAGATGGTTTGAATGTATTGGGGGTTTTTCGGATTGTCCTCAATTTTTTTACGAAGCTTGGTAATGTGCACATCGATGGTGCGATCATTAATGCAGGCATCAATACCACGAATGGCTTCAATCAGGGCATACCGGCTGAAGACCTTGCCAGGATTGAGGATAAACAGCTTCATGATCTCAAATTCGGAAAATGTCATCTCCACTCGCCGGTTATTCAACAGAACGGTTCTTCGCGCCAGATCGAGAGATATTCCGGGTTCCTGTTCAGTGACCACAGAGCTGTTCAATATGGAGTAACGACGCAATACAGCCTCAATACGTGCTTTCAGTTCCTGCATGCTGAAAGGTTTACATACATAGTCATCAGCCCCATCTGTTAATGATCGAATTCGTTCAGAAACTTCGGTTAACGAAGAGATGACAATGATGGGGATTGCCGTATGTTGGCGCATGAGAGAACAAGGATTCATATTTCCCGAATCAGGGAGCAGCAAATCAAGAAG
The window above is part of the Paenibacillus sp. 1781tsa1 genome. Proteins encoded here:
- a CDS encoding response regulator transcription factor yields the protein MTKVLIIEDDNMLGDTLSLYLQGEGYDVTRVDNARDGLLQLQARPDILLLDLLLPDSGNMNPCSLMRQHTAIPIIVISSLTEVSERIRSLTDGADDYVCKPFSMQELKARIEAVLRRYSILNSSVVTEQEPGISLDLARRTVLLNNRRVEMTFSEFEIMKLFILNPGKVFSRYALIEAIRGIDACINDRTIDVHITKLRKKIEDNPKNPQYIQTIWGVGYKFTP